From the Halobacterium zhouii genome, the window GCCCATCTCGACGGCGACGTGCGCGGGCATCAGGCCGTTCTCGAACTGTTCGGTGAGGCGCTCGTCCGCGGTCACGTCGACGGTCTGGAGGAGTGACTGGACGTCGTCGCGGCGGATTCGATCAGGGTCGTACTGTTCGACTCCAAGTTCGCGGTCGAGGAGCGCGACGGCGAGCATGTACGGGAGCGAGTGGTCGGCCTGCGCGCGACTCTCGACCTCGTGGCGGTCGCCCTCGCCGCCGCCGATGATGAGTTTCGCGCCGCCGAACGTCTTCAGCCGAATCGCCTCAATGTCGCCGGGGTCCGGGTCGTGCTCTCTCGCGATTTCGACGACCGCTTCGACGGCGGACTGAGCGTACGTCTCCGCGACGTAGCGCTTGGTCATCGTGTCGTGGACGCGCGGACAGGCGGCGTCCAGGTCCATCTCGAACTCCCCGCCGACGACCTCCTGCCAGCCCTTCTGCCCCTCGAAGAGGTCCCGCGGCCCCTCGACGCCCTGTTCGGCGAGGCGCGCGCTGAACACGGCGTTCCGGGCGGCGTTCGCGGACGCGACGCCCTTCCACTCGTTGATGCCGCCGGTGCGCGTGACGCGCAACGCGTTGTGCGCGGTGCCCGCGATGCCGAGCGCGTTCTGCGTGGCTTCGACGTCGAGACCGAACAGCATCGCCGCGGGGACGGTGGCGGAGATGACGGTGTGCGTGACGTGGTCCCACCCCCTATCGCGGACGGGCGCGTTCCAAGCGAGTTCGCCCTGTACCTGGTAGGCCGCGGCGACGGCGGCGACGAGTTCCTCCCCGGAGGCGTCGGCGTACTCGGCGCACGCGACGGCCGCGCCGACGTTGTCGCTCGGGTGGGGCGTCTCGCCGGGCGCGAGAAAGGAGTCCATGAAGTCGAGGTAGCGCGTGAGTGTGGTGTTGTACATCGCCGCGCCGACGGGCGTGGCGGTGTCGCCGGTGGCCCAGAGCGTGCAGTCCCCGCCGCCGTGTTCCGCGGCGACGGCGGCACGCACGGCGGCGGGCGTGTCCGCGTCTGTCGCGCCGAGCGCGATGCCGACGCTGTCGAGCAGGCGGCGTTCGACGGCCGCGACCGTTTCCTCGTCGAGGGTGTCGTAGTCGACGCTCTGGGCGAACTCGGCGATGGCGCGTGTCGACGTCATGTGTCAACTGACGTGGTTGTCCAGCAAAAGCGTGTGCGTGGGGCCGACGGTGGACTGCCCCGGTTCGGAGGCGGAGTGTGAACCCGCTTCCGGCGGCGGTCAGTCGTCCGGGTACGGAATCTCGACCTGTTTGCCGTCCTGTGCGACGAACGCGTTCTCGAACACCTCGCGGGCGTCTTCGCCGAGCTCGCGGGCGTCACCCGGGTACCGGGAGGAGATGTGCGTGAGCGCCAACTGCTGGACGTCCGCGCGCGCCGCAACGTCGGCGGCCTCGCGGGCGGTGGAGTGGGCGGTTTCGCGCGCGCGGTCCTCGGCGTCGGCGTCGAACGTCGCGTCGTGAATCAGCAGGTCTGCGCCCTCCGCGGCGTCCACGACGGCGTCGTGCGGGCGCGTGTCGCCCGTGTAGACGAACTTCCGGCCCGGTCGCGGGTCGCCGACCACCTGCTCGGGGCGGACGACCGTTCCGTCCTCGAGTTCCACTGGCTCGCCGTCGTGGAGCGCCGAGAACTCGGGGCCGACCGGCACGCCGAGTTCCTCGGCGCGCTCGCGGTCGAATCGCCCTTTTCGTTCGTCCTCGACGAGCGCGTAGCCGACGGACCGGGTCCGGTGTTCCGTCTGGAACGCGCGGACCTCGTACTCCTGGTGGTCGAGAACGGTGTTCCCCGCGTCCACCTCGTCGAAGCGAACCGGGAAGCCGACGTCGCCGCCCACCGCGAACACGAGTTGTTCGACCTCGTTCCGGGTGCCCCGTGGGACGTGGACGGTGAGCGGGTCCTCGCGGTCGTTGAACCCCCAGGACTGAACGAGGCCCGGGAGGCCGAGGACGTGGTCGCCGTGGACGTGCGTGACGAAGACGTCCGACACGCCGAAGCCGGTGCCGTACCG encodes:
- the rnz gene encoding ribonuclease Z codes for the protein MTLNATFLGTSAAVPTTARNPSSVFVQREGDAFLFDAGEGTQRQMMRYGTGFGVSDVFVTHVHGDHVLGLPGLVQSWGFNDREDPLTVHVPRGTRNEVEQLVFAVGGDVGFPVRFDEVDAGNTVLDHQEYEVRAFQTEHRTRSVGYALVEDERKGRFDRERAEELGVPVGPEFSALHDGEPVELEDGTVVRPEQVVGDPRPGRKFVYTGDTRPHDAVVDAAEGADLLIHDATFDADAEDRARETAHSTAREAADVAARADVQQLALTHISSRYPGDARELGEDAREVFENAFVAQDGKQVEIPYPDD
- a CDS encoding MmgE/PrpD family protein, whose protein sequence is MTSTRAIAEFAQSVDYDTLDEETVAAVERRLLDSVGIALGATDADTPAAVRAAVAAEHGGGDCTLWATGDTATPVGAAMYNTTLTRYLDFMDSFLAPGETPHPSDNVGAAVACAEYADASGEELVAAVAAAYQVQGELAWNAPVRDRGWDHVTHTVISATVPAAMLFGLDVEATQNALGIAGTAHNALRVTRTGGINEWKGVASANAARNAVFSARLAEQGVEGPRDLFEGQKGWQEVVGGEFEMDLDAACPRVHDTMTKRYVAETYAQSAVEAVVEIAREHDPDPGDIEAIRLKTFGGAKLIIGGGEGDRHEVESRAQADHSLPYMLAVALLDRELGVEQYDPDRIRRDDVQSLLQTVDVTADERLTEQFENGLMPAHVAVEMGDGTVYVVERDAFRGHPENPMSFDDVEGKFRSLADSVVGEDAQDAIVECVREMDERDARDLTDLLQAGE